The genomic region AGCTTCAACGACCTTCCGGCAAAAATTGCCGAGGTTTACGGCAAACTCCGCGCAGAGGGCGTGATCGGCGAAATCGAAGAGCCAGAACTCCGCACGGTTCCCAAAGTACGCCGTAAAAAAGAGTTCATCTGTACGATTTCGGATGACCGCGGTGACGAAGCGACCTATGCCGGCTATCCGATCAGCTCGGTAGCGACTCCGGAAACGGGATTCGGAATCGGGGATGTCATTTCGCTCCTCTGGTTCAAAAAACGGTATCCGAAATGGGCTACCGATTATCTTGAAACGGTTCTCAAAACCGTTGCCGATCACGGTCCTGCGGTTTCGGGCGCGCACAATGCCAAAGTTACCGCCCGTGCCGGTAAAGACGTTATCAGCTCGCTCGTAACGGGTCTGTTGACGATCGGACCCCGCTTCGGCGGCGCGATCGACGATGCGGCGAAATATTTCAAATACGCCAACGACCGCGGCATGAGCCCGGCCGAATTCATCGATTACATGAAAAAAGAGGGGAAAACGATCTCCGGTATCGGTCACCGTATCAAATCGGTTCGTAACCCTGACCTGCGTGTATCGGGTCTGAAAAAATACGCGGCGGAGCACTTCCCTGCAACGCCGTTGCTCGATTTTGCGCTCGAAGTCGAAAAACTGACGACGTCGAAAAAAGACAACCTGATCCTCAACGTCGACGGCACCATCGGTATTTTGATGGTCGACATGTGGCGTGCCCTCGGGTATAGCGAGGATGAGATCGACGGTTTCATCGAAGCCGGTGCCCTTAACGCCTTCTTCGTCGTGGGACGTTCGATCGGATTTATCGGTCACATTCTTGATGAAAAACGCCTCGGAATGCCGATGTATCGCCATCCGACGGATGACATTCTCTACAACGTCGAACTCGCTGACGAAATTTAAACCGTTTCTCTCCCCCTCCCGGGGGGAATTTTTATCCTTTTTTCTTCCTTCTTTCATACTTAGGCTATAATCGTTTATCAGCAATTTTTGTTTTTTCAAGGTAATTCGTATGAAACGATCCGCTTTTTCACTGTTGGAACTCATTTTTGTCATTGTCGTAATCGGCATATTGGCCGCACTGTCAATTCCCAACATGAACTATTCCCCGATTCAACAGCTGGGAGAACAGGTTGCGTCCCATATCCGCTACACGCAGCATCTGGCGATGAGTGATGATAAATACGATCCGAACGATGAGACCTGGTACCGTGAAAAATGGCAGATCCGTTTTCGAAGACTGATGAATGAAAACGGTTACGTCGTTTTTTCCGATGCGGACCAGAATAGAAATACGGATACGGCCGAGATTGCAATCGATCCCTTAAGTGGAGAAAGGATGAACGGATTCGATCGCTTTGAAGCCGGCAACCTGACGGCATCATACGGAATTTTGGGGACAAACCTGGGAGTCGAGCAAAGCTGCTTCACTGCGGACAACACGCTTGTTACGGCAAACGAGGGGGTCTTTGCGTTCGATCATCTCGGCCGTCCTTACAGCGGCGTGAGCAATGCGGGTTCAGACGACCAGTACCGTTTGGCGGCGG from Sulfuricurvum sp. IAE1 harbors:
- a CDS encoding Tfp pilus assembly protein FimT/FimU, with amino-acid sequence MKRSAFSLLELIFVIVVIGILAALSIPNMNYSPIQQLGEQVASHIRYTQHLAMSDDKYDPNDETWYREKWQIRFRRLMNENGYVVFSDADQNRNTDTAEIAIDPLSGERMNGFDRFEAGNLTASYGILGTNLGVEQSCFTADNTLVTANEGVFAFDHLGRPYSGVSNAGSDDQYRLAADCNLTLTDVNGNRAIITVRAETGSVSVTYP
- a CDS encoding citrate/2-methylcitrate synthase, producing the protein MGALFTKDTQAIFWNNNASAIQRMLDYDYVINRAKPSVAAIVAPTSGNKFEKFFYGPEEIMVPVFRNTKDAAAAFPNADVLLNFASFRTAYDVTMEALELNGQFKTIMVTAEGIPERMARKMNVAAREAGVIVIGPATVGGIAPGAFKIANVGGTIENIINSKLHRAGSCGLVTRSGGLFNELSNIISINADGIAEGVAIGGDRFVGSVFIDNLLRMENNPQVKYMVLLGEVGGTEEYKVIEAVKSGKIKKPIIAWCIGTIAKHFSSGVQFGHAGASANADAETAAAKNAAMAEAGIYVPASFNDLPAKIAEVYGKLRAEGVIGEIEEPELRTVPKVRRKKEFICTISDDRGDEATYAGYPISSVATPETGFGIGDVISLLWFKKRYPKWATDYLETVLKTVADHGPAVSGAHNAKVTARAGKDVISSLVTGLLTIGPRFGGAIDDAAKYFKYANDRGMSPAEFIDYMKKEGKTISGIGHRIKSVRNPDLRVSGLKKYAAEHFPATPLLDFALEVEKLTTSKKDNLILNVDGTIGILMVDMWRALGYSEDEIDGFIEAGALNAFFVVGRSIGFIGHILDEKRLGMPMYRHPTDDILYNVELADEI